The Podarcis raffonei isolate rPodRaf1 chromosome 2, rPodRaf1.pri, whole genome shotgun sequence genome window below encodes:
- the LOC128408917 gene encoding zinc finger protein 239-like: protein MLTQHKEEKTDQESLLEEGSSRSTPHLKAFLERHGTGMPEEQVLKKKHTCPDCGKNFCRRSDLVRHRKLHTGDRPFICSKCGKGFVQSTHLIAHQKSHVREKPFFCPHCGRSFNQILNFNRHQRTHLKEPPFQCCDCGKTFSRSSNLIMHQRAHTGERPYKCFDCGNSFSRSSTLVTHQRIHTGEKPYKCQDCWKSFGRRSTLVMHQRIHTGEKPYQCPDCPESFSVKSGLLSHQRIHMTEKPYLCLECGKNFCRSADLIIHQRIHTGEKPYKCNDCGKKFNTNSHLVTHLRIHTGEKPYKCPECGKGFSYSSVLVGHQRLHTGEKPYACLECGKTFRNNSHLITHQRVHTGEKPYECAECGRGFSVSSNLRKHRKIHERETSLKDSE, encoded by the coding sequence ATGTTGACCCAACACAAAGAGGAGAAAACCGACCAGGAAAGTCTCTTGGAGGAGGGCAGCTCTAGGAGCACGCCTCACTTGAAGGCCTTTCTGGAAAGGCATGGAACTGGGATGCCGGAAGAACAAGTTCTCAAGAAGAAACACACGTGTCCCGATTGCGGGAAGAACTTCTGCCGGCGTTCTGACCTTGTCCGGCACCGGAAACTCCATACGGGAGACCGTCCGTTTATCTGTTCCAAGTGTGGGAAAGGCTTTGTTCAGAGTACCCACCTCATCGCGCACCAGAAAAGCCATGTGCGAGAGAAGCCCTTTTTCTGTCCTCACTGCGGAAGAAGCTTCAACCAGATCCTGAACTTCAACAGACACCAGAGAACTCACTTAAAGGAACCGCCGTTCCAGTGCTGCGACTGCGGGAAGACCTTCAGCCGCAGCTCAAACCTTATTATGCACCAGAGGGCGCACACAGGGGAGAGGCCCTATAAATGCTTCGACTGCGGAAATAGCTTCAGCAGGAGCTCCACTCTCGTTactcatcagagaatccacactggCGAGAAACCCTATAAATGCCAGGACTGCTGGAAAAGCTTTGGCAGACGGTCGACCCTCGTGAtgcaccagagaatccacactggggagaagccTTATCAATGTCCCGACTGCCCGGAAAGCTTCAGCGTTAAATCGGGTCTTCTAagtcatcagagaatccacatgACCGAGAAGCCCTACCTTTGCCTGGAGTGCGGCAAAAACTTCTGCCGGAGCGCAGACCTTATCAtccaccagagaatccacacgggagaaAAACCCTACAAGTGCAACGACTGCGGCAAGAAATTCAACACGAACTCGCACCTCGTCACTCACCtgaggattcacacaggggaaaaaccgtaCAAGTGTCCCGAGTGCGGGAAAGGCTTCTCTTACAGCTCGGTGCTTGTGGGCCACCAGCGGCTTCACACGGGAGAAAAGCCGTACGCCTGTCTTGAGTGCGGGAAAACCTTTCGCAACAATTCGCACCTTATCACACACCAGAGAgtgcacacgggagagaagccttaCGAATGTGCCGAGTGCGGGAGGGGTTTCAGTGTCAGTTCAAACCTTCGGAAGCACCGGAAAATCCATGAAAGGGAGACCTCTCTTAAAGATTCTGAGTAG
- the LOC128408946 gene encoding zinc finger protein 572-like, producing MGEKLFQCPNFGESFLGRSDPFEHQAELYRCLECGKCFTHSKNLSTHQRIHTGEKPYKCPECGKRYGASSTLSRHRKIHMEEKPFKCPVCEKGFSYKADLIKHHRVHTGEKPYVCGECGKSFSQSSNFVTHQRSHTGEKPYECPDCGKSFTVSSSLIEHQRVHTSEKPFLCAECGKSFNRSSHLNVHQRIHTGERPFQCPDCGKGFTILSTLSKHQRIHTGEKPYKCPDCERSFRVSSILTQHIRTHTGEKPYVCPDCGRSFSQKSPLIAHQKLHVRKKMP from the coding sequence ATGGGAGAGAAATTATTTCAATGCCCCAATTTTGGGGAAAGCTTCCTGGGCCGCTCAGATCCTTTCGAACATCAAGCCGAACTGTACAGATGCCTGGAGTGTGGGAAATGTTTCACTCACAGCAAGAACCTCAGCactcatcagagaatccacactggAGAAAAGCCGTACAAGTGCCCCGAATGTGGGAAAAGGTACGGTGCCAGCTCCACTCTGAGCCGACACAGAAAAATCCACATGGAAGAAAAGCCCTTCAAATGCCCTGTGTGTGAGAAGGGTTTCAGTTACAAAGCAGACCTCATTAAACACCACCGggttcacactggggagaaaccgtaCGTCTGTGgcgagtgtgggaaaagcttcagtcagagctcaaaCTTTGTGACGCATCAGAGAagccacacgggagagaaaccttACGAATGCCCCGACTGTGGGAAAAGTTTCACTGTGAGTTCGAGCCTTATTGAACATCAGAGAGTCCACACGTCCGAGAAGCCTTTTTTGTGCGCGGAatgcgggaaaagcttcaaccgGAGCTCCCATCTCAACGTGCACCAgagaattcacacaggagagaggcCCTTCCAGTGCCCCGATTGTGGGAAAGGCTTTACTATCCTTTCCACCCTTAGTAaacaccagagaatccacacgggagaaAAACCGTATAAATGTCCCGACTGTGAGCGGAGCTTTAGGGTGAGCTCAATTCTTACGCAGCATATTAgaacccacacgggagagaaaccatatGTTTGTCCCGACTGTGGGAGAAGCTTCAGCCAAAAATCGCCCCTCATCGCTCATCAGAAACTTCACGTTCGTAAGAAAATGCCATAG